From Paenibacillus graminis, a single genomic window includes:
- a CDS encoding discoidin domain-containing protein, translating to MLTGNKASARKSLLVYCLTAVLFLGQLALFPAVSSAAGNLAAGKTMTASSVGDVYAASNAGDGNQATYWESASNAFPGWLKVDLGANSSVNQVVLKLPASWEARTQTLSVQGSTNDSSYSDLAASAAYTFNPSSGSNTVTIHFTAVTARYIKLNFTANTGWPAAQVSELEVYGTPASPNGTYEAEAASLSGGAKINTDHSGYSGSAFVDGYLTQGASTTFTVTASSAGSYDAALRYANASGSTRTLSVYVNGTKVKQTPLANLANWDTWSTQVEALSLLSGTNTIAYKYDSTDSGNVNLDNLLLAPGVTPTPTTAPTAAPTATPTATPAATPTGVPTATPTATPTVVPTATPTVAPSTGPGSNLAIGNSINASSSIYTFVPTNANDGDVTTYWEGAGGSYPNTLSVNLGANASVTAVVVKLNPASIWSTRTQTIEVLGHNQATSAFTSLVPAAVYTFNPASGNTVTIPVTATLSELQLKITANSGSGAGQVAEFQIIGTPAANPDLTVTSMSWSPSAPVETDAVTLTAAVKNTGTAVSAATNVSFYLGTILVGTVPVGVLSAGASSNVSLNIGAKDAAAYALSAKVDESNGVIELNEGNNSYTNPSPLTVNPVSSSDLIASPVSWTPGNPAGGNTVTFSIAVKNQGTAASAGGAHNLTLTVTDAATNTVVKTLTGSYNGSIASGATTAPVTLGTWTAANGKYTVRSEIAADANELAVKRANNIQTQPLYIGRGANMPYDMYEAEDGVVGGGAVKLAPNRNIGDLAGEASGRRAVTLNSTGSYVEFTTKANTNTLVARFSIPDSASGDGTNATLNVYVDGVFTKAISLTSKYAWLYGPEASPDNSPSSGPPRHIYDEANLMFDSTIKAGSTIRLQKDAANTSQYAIDFISLEQVSPIANPDPAKYAVPAGFTHQDVQNALDKVRMDTTGTLAGVYLPAGTYQTSSKFQVYGKAVKIIGAGPWYTRFVAPTSQENTDVGFRAEASANGSTFANFAYFGNYTSRIDGPGKVFDFSNVANITIDNIWTEHQVCMYWGANTDYMVIKNSRIRNTFADGINMTNGSTNNLVSNNEARATGDDSFALFSAIDSGGSDMKDNVYENLTSILTWRAAGVAVYGGYGNTFRNIYIADTLCYSGITISSLDFGYPMNGFGASPATNLQNISLVRAGGHFWNGQTFPAIWVFSASKIFQGIRVSDVDITDPTYHGIMFQTNYFASSPQFPVADTIFTNITISGARKSGDAFDAKSGVGIWANESAEPGQGPAVGSVVFNNLKITNTVTPVKNTTSTFTITVNP from the coding sequence CAATCAAGTGGTGCTGAAGCTTCCGGCATCCTGGGAGGCAAGAACCCAAACGCTTTCGGTTCAGGGCAGTACGAACGACTCCTCTTACAGTGATCTTGCGGCTTCAGCCGCCTACACATTTAATCCCTCCAGCGGTTCCAATACGGTAACCATCCATTTCACGGCTGTCACCGCCCGGTACATCAAATTGAATTTCACAGCGAATACAGGCTGGCCTGCCGCGCAGGTGTCTGAGCTCGAGGTTTACGGTACGCCAGCATCCCCAAACGGAACTTATGAAGCAGAAGCAGCCTCTTTATCCGGCGGAGCCAAAATCAACACGGACCACAGCGGCTATTCCGGTTCGGCTTTTGTTGACGGGTATCTCACACAGGGAGCATCCACAACCTTTACGGTTACCGCCTCTTCAGCAGGCAGCTACGATGCCGCGCTGAGATACGCCAATGCCTCGGGCAGCACCAGAACACTAAGTGTCTACGTCAACGGCACGAAGGTCAAGCAGACCCCGCTCGCCAATCTGGCCAACTGGGATACCTGGTCAACCCAAGTGGAAGCACTCAGCTTACTATCCGGCACCAATACGATTGCTTACAAATATGATTCTACCGATTCCGGCAACGTAAATCTGGATAATCTGCTCCTTGCTCCGGGAGTCACGCCAACACCTACAACGGCTCCTACTGCAGCGCCAACAGCAACGCCAACGGCGACACCGGCAGCAACACCTACTGGAGTGCCAACGGCAACACCGACAGCAACACCTACTGTAGTGCCAACGGCAACACCGACAGTTGCTCCAAGCACTGGTCCGGGGTCTAACCTGGCGATTGGCAATAGCATCAACGCATCGTCCTCCATCTACACATTCGTGCCAACGAATGCCAATGACGGCGATGTCACCACATACTGGGAAGGCGCGGGCGGGAGTTATCCTAATACGCTCAGCGTCAATCTTGGCGCCAATGCCAGCGTGACCGCCGTTGTCGTGAAGCTGAACCCGGCATCTATCTGGTCCACCCGCACCCAAACGATTGAGGTGCTTGGACATAATCAGGCCACCTCAGCATTCACAAGTCTGGTTCCGGCAGCAGTGTATACCTTTAATCCGGCCAGCGGCAACACCGTGACCATTCCGGTCACTGCCACCCTGAGTGAGCTTCAGCTGAAAATCACCGCCAATTCCGGTTCAGGCGCCGGACAGGTAGCTGAATTCCAGATTATTGGCACACCGGCGGCCAATCCGGATTTGACGGTAACATCGATGTCGTGGTCGCCGTCTGCTCCGGTGGAGACGGATGCCGTTACATTAACCGCCGCTGTCAAAAATACTGGAACTGCCGTCTCCGCCGCGACGAATGTCAGCTTCTACCTGGGCACAATCCTGGTGGGAACAGTGCCTGTCGGCGTGTTGTCCGCAGGAGCCTCAAGCAATGTGTCCCTTAACATCGGGGCCAAGGATGCGGCCGCATATGCACTTAGCGCCAAGGTCGATGAGAGCAACGGGGTCATTGAGCTGAATGAGGGGAACAACAGCTATACGAATCCTTCGCCGCTTACGGTAAACCCGGTATCCAGCTCGGATCTGATCGCTTCTCCGGTAAGCTGGACGCCGGGCAACCCGGCCGGCGGCAATACCGTAACCTTCTCGATAGCGGTCAAAAACCAGGGAACCGCAGCATCAGCAGGCGGAGCACATAATCTTACGCTGACTGTGACGGATGCCGCCACCAATACGGTGGTCAAAACGCTGACCGGCTCCTACAACGGCAGCATAGCCAGCGGTGCCACAACGGCTCCGGTTACCCTGGGCACCTGGACTGCAGCGAACGGCAAATATACAGTGAGGAGTGAAATCGCCGCGGATGCCAATGAGCTTGCGGTAAAACGGGCCAACAACATCCAAACCCAGCCGCTGTATATCGGCCGCGGGGCCAATATGCCCTACGACATGTATGAGGCAGAGGACGGAGTGGTTGGCGGCGGAGCCGTCAAGCTTGCGCCGAACCGCAATATCGGTGATCTGGCCGGTGAAGCCTCGGGCAGAAGAGCGGTTACGCTGAATTCAACCGGCAGCTATGTGGAATTCACCACTAAGGCGAATACGAACACGCTTGTTGCCCGTTTTTCCATTCCCGATTCGGCCAGCGGCGATGGCACCAATGCCACACTGAACGTGTATGTGGATGGAGTGTTCACCAAAGCCATCAGCTTGACCTCTAAATACGCCTGGCTGTATGGGCCAGAGGCCAGTCCGGACAATTCACCCAGCTCCGGCCCGCCGCGCCATATCTATGATGAAGCCAATTTGATGTTCGACAGCACCATTAAGGCCGGAAGCACGATCCGGCTGCAAAAGGATGCGGCGAACACCTCGCAATATGCGATTGACTTCATCAGCCTGGAGCAGGTGTCCCCAATCGCCAACCCGGACCCGGCCAAGTATGCTGTTCCTGCCGGCTTCACCCATCAAGATGTGCAGAATGCGCTGGATAAGGTCCGCATGGACACTACCGGCACACTTGCAGGTGTATATTTGCCTGCCGGAACCTACCAGACCTCAAGCAAATTCCAGGTGTACGGCAAAGCTGTGAAGATCATCGGGGCCGGACCCTGGTATACCCGGTTTGTGGCTCCAACCAGCCAGGAGAACACGGATGTGGGCTTCCGGGCTGAAGCTTCGGCGAATGGGTCTACATTTGCCAACTTTGCGTATTTCGGCAACTATACCTCGCGGATCGACGGTCCCGGTAAGGTATTCGACTTCTCAAATGTTGCGAACATCACCATCGACAACATCTGGACCGAACATCAGGTATGCATGTACTGGGGCGCCAACACCGACTACATGGTGATCAAAAACTCGCGTATCCGCAACACCTTCGCCGATGGCATCAACATGACCAACGGCAGCACGAACAATCTGGTCTCCAACAATGAAGCGCGGGCTACGGGGGATGACAGCTTTGCACTGTTTTCGGCGATTGATTCCGGCGGTTCGGATATGAAGGACAACGTGTATGAGAATCTGACCTCGATCCTGACCTGGCGCGCAGCCGGGGTTGCAGTCTATGGCGGCTATGGCAACACCTTCCGCAATATTTACATTGCCGACACGCTTTGTTATTCCGGGATTACGATCAGTTCGCTGGACTTTGGGTATCCGATGAATGGATTCGGCGCTTCGCCGGCAACGAACCTCCAGAACATCTCGCTTGTCCGGGCAGGCGGACATTTCTGGAACGGACAGACCTTCCCGGCCATATGGGTGTTCTCGGCTTCAAAAATATTCCAAGGCATCCGGGTCAGCGATGTGGACATTACAGATCCGACTTATCATGGCATCATGTTCCAGACCAATTATTTCGCTTCTTCGCCGCAGTTCCCTGTAGCAGATACGATCTTCACGAATATAACCATTTCCGGCGCGCGAAAGAGCGGTGATGCTTTTGACGCCAAATCGGGTGTCGGCATCTGGGCCAACGAATCGGCAGAGCCCGGCCAAGGTCCGGCAGTAGGTTCGGTAGTCTTCAACAATCTGAAGATCACGAACACAGTCACACCGGTAAAAAATACTACATCCACCTTTACGATCACCGTTAATCCGTAG
- the cysK gene encoding cysteine synthase A: MSSLVVSNITELIGNTPVVRLNRLTGPQDAELYVKLEMFNPSGSVKDRAAYHLILQAELAGVLKPGGTIIEPTSGNTGIGLAMNAAAKGYRAILVMPDNMTKERINILKAYGAEVVLTPAAERMPGAIAKALELGSEIADSFIPQQFENQANPDIHRITTAPEILAQMDGRLDVFVAASGTGGTITGTGEALRQQLPEIRIVVVEPQGSPVLSGGQPGPHKLVGTSPGFVPAILNTGIYDEIVQVSDEDALEMVRTLASTEGILIGPSGGAAVWTALQEARRLGSGKRVLCIAPDTGERYLSMGIF, from the coding sequence ATGTCATCTCTTGTAGTCAGCAATATTACGGAACTGATCGGCAATACGCCGGTGGTTCGCTTGAACCGGTTAACCGGACCGCAGGATGCGGAACTGTATGTGAAGCTGGAAATGTTCAACCCCAGCGGCAGCGTCAAGGACCGGGCGGCATATCATTTGATACTCCAGGCAGAGCTTGCCGGAGTCTTGAAGCCTGGCGGAACCATTATCGAGCCGACGAGCGGCAATACGGGCATCGGGCTGGCGATGAATGCGGCGGCCAAAGGCTATAGAGCCATTCTGGTGATGCCTGACAATATGACGAAGGAACGGATCAATATTCTAAAAGCATACGGAGCAGAGGTAGTGCTGACTCCGGCAGCAGAGCGGATGCCGGGAGCAATCGCCAAGGCGCTGGAGCTGGGAAGTGAGATTGCGGACAGCTTCATTCCGCAGCAGTTCGAGAACCAAGCCAATCCCGATATTCACCGGATTACAACAGCACCGGAAATCCTGGCGCAAATGGATGGCAGGCTGGATGTATTCGTAGCAGCCTCGGGGACTGGGGGGACCATAACAGGTACCGGAGAAGCACTTCGCCAGCAGCTGCCGGAGATCCGTATTGTTGTGGTGGAGCCGCAAGGCTCACCGGTGCTCTCCGGCGGCCAGCCCGGACCGCATAAGCTGGTCGGGACCAGCCCGGGTTTTGTGCCGGCCATATTGAATACAGGTATCTATGATGAAATTGTCCAGGTCTCCGATGAGGACGCGCTGGAGATGGTCAGAACACTGGCCAGTACGGAGGGAATCCTGATCGGACCTTCCGGCGGAGCGGCGGTCTGGACGGCGCTTCAGGAAGCGCGGCGGCTGGGTAGCGGCAAGCGGGTGCTGTGCATCGCCCCCGATACAGGTGAACGTTACCTGAGCATGGGGATATTTTAA
- a CDS encoding sensor histidine kinase: MVGIWEIVRHQFLMPYLSMDMGNYLTPVLVFLFSIVLLVPLFSLMEKNARELEQERLLKTAMEAREALAKELHDGIAQSLFLLSVRIDRLEQKHQRGEMDAETIGQLKKNVHETNRYVRQAISNLKVPVEAAQTSLLAQSVQEQLKQIAREVTVEAAMDWSLRDVNLSPAEQAELLSCIREAMINVRKHTRAGRVAISGHEDGQGWRVTISDDGAGIGHEDPFAVSGSYGLQIMKERAEGMGWTLVLKSGEYGTIVEIAKKGASV; the protein is encoded by the coding sequence ATGGTCGGCATTTGGGAAATTGTGCGCCATCAGTTCCTGATGCCGTATCTCTCCATGGATATGGGCAATTACTTAACCCCTGTGCTTGTATTCTTATTCAGCATAGTGCTGCTGGTGCCGCTGTTCTCTCTTATGGAAAAGAATGCCAGGGAACTGGAGCAGGAACGTTTGCTGAAGACGGCCATGGAGGCGCGGGAAGCGCTGGCAAAAGAGCTTCATGACGGGATCGCACAATCTTTATTTTTGTTGTCTGTACGGATCGACCGCCTGGAGCAGAAGCATCAGCGGGGAGAAATGGATGCAGAAACGATCGGCCAGCTCAAAAAAAACGTGCATGAAACCAACCGCTATGTCCGTCAGGCTATTTCCAATCTGAAGGTTCCGGTTGAAGCTGCACAGACGTCTCTGCTGGCACAGTCCGTTCAGGAGCAGTTGAAGCAGATTGCCCGTGAGGTCACAGTTGAGGCAGCCATGGATTGGAGCCTGCGGGACGTAAACCTCAGTCCTGCTGAACAGGCCGAGCTGCTCTCCTGTATCCGTGAGGCCATGATTAATGTCCGCAAGCATACCCGGGCGGGCAGGGTTGCGATTTCCGGCCACGAAGACGGGCAGGGCTGGCGTGTAACCATTTCTGATGACGGGGCCGGAATCGGGCATGAGGACCCTTTTGCCGTAAGTGGCAGCTACGGGCTGCAGATTATGAAGGAGCGTGCGGAAGGGATGGGCTGGACACTTGTGCTGAAATCCGGGGAGTACGGGACCATCGTAGAAATTGCCAAAAAGGGGGCTTCCGTATGA
- a CDS encoding response regulator: protein MSSCRVLVVDDHAHAREAMCEILAMDERFEVIGAVGSGAEAIERTGLWMPDLILIDIQMPEMDGLETTRRIKLEFPYVKIVIVTVSDEISYLFEALKQGAQGYLLKNLAPSTWIEYLLAIVSEEVPLSRELAFQILKEFAVTSVKEEREALTAREKEILGCVSSGSTNKEIAATLGISEHTVKNHLKNILQKLQLQNRTQLTRYALEQGLASRERDFPKKQ, encoded by the coding sequence ATGAGCAGCTGCCGGGTGCTTGTTGTGGACGATCATGCCCATGCCCGTGAGGCGATGTGCGAGATTTTGGCTATGGATGAACGATTTGAGGTTATCGGGGCAGTGGGAAGCGGAGCCGAAGCCATCGAGCGGACCGGACTCTGGATGCCGGATCTGATCCTGATCGACATTCAAATGCCGGAGATGGATGGTCTGGAGACTACGCGCCGGATCAAATTGGAATTTCCCTATGTCAAAATCGTGATCGTAACCGTTTCTGACGAAATCTCTTATTTATTCGAGGCGCTGAAGCAGGGGGCACAGGGCTATCTGCTGAAAAACCTGGCTCCATCGACCTGGATTGAATACCTGCTGGCCATTGTCAGTGAGGAGGTTCCGCTGAGCCGGGAGCTGGCTTTTCAGATCCTGAAGGAGTTTGCCGTCACCTCTGTCAAGGAAGAGCGGGAAGCATTAACGGCACGGGAGAAGGAAATACTGGGATGTGTGTCCTCCGGTTCCACCAATAAGGAGATCGCGGCAACGCTCGGAATCTCGGAGCATACCGTCAAAAACCATCTTAAAAACATCCTCCAGAAGCTTCAGCTCCAGAACCGCACGCAGCTTACCAGATATGCTCTGGAGCAGGGGCTTGCGTCGCGGGAGCGGGATTTTCCCAAGAAACAATAG
- a CDS encoding YcnI family protein, with protein sequence MNRLFRKIAVLAAPSAAALMLFAAAASAHVTVAPAESTTGAWETYTLKVPSEKDAATVQIDLRIPAGAEFKQYEAVPGWDVKIDGNKISWVSTGAGIQAGQFQRFYFTAKNPDTTGDIAWDAYQHYADGSLVQWSGEEGTETPHSITEIVQAAAGGGSHSGMAMDDHGSMSTGDQDSMSMDEHNAIMEEHDKTSGVSPMIYIALGISLLSFLLAAIALLRKRA encoded by the coding sequence ATGAACAGACTGTTTCGTAAAATAGCGGTGTTGGCCGCCCCGTCTGCGGCAGCCTTGATGCTGTTCGCCGCTGCAGCCAGTGCGCATGTGACCGTTGCACCGGCCGAATCTACCACCGGCGCATGGGAGACATATACCCTAAAAGTGCCTTCCGAAAAAGACGCTGCCACCGTGCAGATCGATCTGCGCATACCCGCAGGAGCTGAATTCAAGCAATACGAGGCTGTGCCTGGCTGGGATGTGAAGATAGACGGCAACAAAATCAGCTGGGTATCGACCGGAGCAGGAATCCAGGCCGGGCAATTTCAGCGCTTTTACTTCACAGCCAAGAACCCGGACACCACGGGTGATATCGCCTGGGACGCCTACCAGCATTATGCTGACGGCAGCCTGGTGCAGTGGTCCGGAGAGGAAGGAACGGAAACCCCGCATTCCATCACGGAGATTGTGCAGGCGGCAGCCGGCGGCGGCAGTCATTCCGGCATGGCGATGGACGATCATGGTTCAATGAGCACGGGTGACCAGGATTCCATGAGTATGGACGAGCACAATGCGATCATGGAGGAACATGACAAAACATCTGGCGTATCCCCTATGATTTACATTGCACTCGGCATTTCCTTGCTGTCTTTTCTGCTGGCGGCGATTGCGTTGCTGCGAAAACGGGCATAA
- a CDS encoding X2-like carbohydrate binding domain-containing protein, with protein MVTRKRIRKLGLVVLLAAMTSSLFTAFPAITRAAASEAYNWKSVVTGAGGGFVPGIIFNQSEPDLIYARTDIGGAYRWNQATGSWVSISDAVGWVDWNKNGVDALATDPVDPDKVYMATGTYTNSWDDNGQIMRSGDRGNTWQSTPLPFKVGGNMPGRSAGERLVIDPNKNSILFFGARSGNGLWKSTDSGVTWSKVSSFPNVGTYIQNPTLEYGNDLVGLSWITFDPNTGTPGNATQTIYVGVADTASSVYRSTDGGATWTAIPGQPTGYLPHHGVLSSTGDLYITYSNGVGPYDGSKGEVWKLNTASGAWTNISPSAGTDNWYGFGGLAVDAQHPDTVMVSSLNAWWPDEVIFRSTNGGATWSRIWDWGSYPERSYKFAMDITAAPWLNHGVTNSTSLDPSPKLGWMMGDLEIDPFNSNRMMYGTGATIYGTNNLTSWDTGGKVNIAVMAKGVEETAVLGLISPPSGTAHLITALGDVSGFRYEDLTQAPVKFQTSPSWATTTGIDFAELNPSYVVRVGGADKEKDPGMKSIGISNDGGVNWYMPNSEPSSGTKTTAGQGQVAVSASGNSILWSTSDLGVYYSKTTGNSWTVSAGVPAGAKVASDRVNPNKFYAFYAGIFYVSTDGGATFTATAAAGLPANNVGGLQPNQAQISMKAMPGIEGDVWFAGGNTVENKYGLWHSINSGTSFTKLTNVEEADLIGFGMAAPGQNYMALYTVARMDGVRGVFRSDDAGASWVRINDDAHQYAKINMAITGDPRVYGRVYLGTNGRGTLYADPVNPPAPGASITPASASFDKKTANQADIAVTLTLYGTTLDSIKNGTAVLSAGADYTVSGTKVTIKKEYLATQATGTTRLSFNFSAGAAKTLTIAVVDTTGTASSVITPVTASFDKKTASQADIPVTLTLNGNTLSLIKNGTAVLTAGTDYTVSGTTVTIKKEYLAAQPVGTATLSFIFSGGAAQPLAVAVVDTTAAPAGALKVQMYNSGTAASANTMSPKFKLVNTGTSAITLSGVKLRYYYTIDGEQAQNFFCDWSQVGSANVTGSFVKMPSAKAGADHYVELGFNSPAGSLAAGASIDIQVRVAKSDWSNYTQTGDYSFNGADTNYADWIKAPAYISGSLVWGNEPS; from the coding sequence ATGGTGACTCGAAAACGTATCCGTAAACTGGGACTGGTTGTCCTGCTGGCCGCTATGACAAGCTCGTTATTCACTGCCTTTCCAGCAATTACCCGCGCAGCCGCAAGCGAAGCCTATAACTGGAAAAGTGTCGTCACTGGAGCAGGCGGAGGGTTTGTGCCCGGCATTATTTTTAATCAGAGCGAACCGGATTTAATCTATGCGCGTACCGACATCGGCGGGGCTTACCGCTGGAATCAGGCCACAGGCAGCTGGGTATCCATCAGCGATGCGGTAGGCTGGGTAGACTGGAACAAGAACGGTGTGGATGCCCTTGCGACTGATCCTGTCGACCCTGACAAGGTATACATGGCTACAGGCACCTATACCAACAGCTGGGATGACAACGGGCAGATTATGCGTTCCGGCGACCGGGGAAACACCTGGCAGTCCACTCCGCTGCCGTTCAAGGTTGGAGGCAACATGCCGGGGCGGTCCGCAGGGGAACGTCTGGTTATCGATCCTAATAAGAACAGCATCCTCTTTTTTGGAGCGCGCAGCGGTAACGGGTTGTGGAAAAGCACAGACTCGGGTGTAACCTGGTCGAAAGTAAGCTCTTTCCCGAATGTCGGCACCTATATCCAGAATCCGACGCTTGAATACGGCAATGATCTGGTCGGATTATCGTGGATTACTTTTGACCCAAATACAGGCACGCCGGGAAACGCTACGCAAACGATCTATGTCGGTGTTGCCGATACGGCGAGCAGCGTATACCGCAGTACAGATGGTGGAGCAACGTGGACGGCGATTCCCGGACAGCCCACCGGCTACCTGCCGCATCACGGGGTGCTGTCTTCTACAGGAGATCTATACATTACGTACAGCAATGGTGTCGGCCCGTATGACGGCAGCAAAGGTGAAGTCTGGAAGCTGAATACAGCAAGCGGAGCCTGGACCAACATCAGCCCGTCTGCCGGAACGGATAACTGGTACGGCTTCGGCGGATTGGCTGTGGATGCCCAGCATCCCGATACGGTCATGGTATCCAGCCTGAATGCCTGGTGGCCGGACGAGGTGATCTTCCGCAGCACGAATGGAGGAGCGACCTGGAGCCGGATTTGGGACTGGGGCAGCTACCCGGAGCGGAGCTACAAGTTTGCTATGGACATTACCGCCGCGCCTTGGCTGAACCATGGCGTTACCAACTCTACTTCACTCGATCCCTCACCGAAGCTGGGTTGGATGATGGGCGATCTCGAGATTGACCCGTTCAACTCAAACCGGATGATGTACGGTACAGGGGCCACGATCTACGGAACGAACAATCTGACCTCCTGGGATACCGGAGGCAAAGTTAATATTGCGGTAATGGCCAAAGGCGTGGAGGAAACGGCTGTGCTTGGGCTGATCAGCCCTCCCTCGGGAACGGCCCATCTGATTACGGCGCTTGGAGACGTTTCCGGCTTCCGGTATGAAGATCTGACCCAGGCGCCGGTCAAGTTCCAGACCAGTCCTTCGTGGGCAACGACGACGGGCATCGATTTTGCGGAATTGAATCCGTCCTATGTAGTGCGCGTAGGGGGAGCAGATAAGGAGAAGGACCCGGGCATGAAGTCGATTGGAATCTCCAACGACGGCGGCGTCAACTGGTACATGCCGAACAGCGAGCCTTCTAGCGGCACGAAGACCACAGCAGGACAAGGCCAGGTTGCGGTATCTGCCAGCGGCAATTCCATCCTGTGGAGCACCTCGGATCTTGGAGTCTATTATTCCAAAACCACGGGCAACTCCTGGACCGTAAGCGCAGGCGTCCCAGCCGGAGCCAAAGTGGCCTCCGACAGAGTGAACCCGAACAAATTCTATGCGTTCTACGCAGGAATCTTCTATGTCAGTACGGATGGCGGAGCTACCTTCACCGCTACGGCGGCGGCAGGGTTACCGGCCAATAACGTTGGAGGGCTGCAGCCGAATCAAGCCCAGATCAGCATGAAAGCCATGCCGGGCATTGAAGGAGACGTCTGGTTTGCCGGCGGCAATACAGTTGAAAACAAGTACGGTTTGTGGCATTCGATCAATTCGGGCACAAGCTTCACGAAGCTGACGAACGTGGAGGAAGCCGATCTGATCGGCTTTGGCATGGCTGCCCCGGGCCAGAACTATATGGCACTCTATACGGTAGCCAGGATGGATGGAGTGAGAGGTGTCTTCCGTTCGGATGATGCCGGTGCATCGTGGGTGCGGATCAATGACGATGCCCACCAATACGCCAAAATTAACATGGCAATCACGGGAGACCCCAGAGTTTACGGCCGGGTCTATCTCGGTACGAACGGCCGAGGCACGCTCTATGCCGATCCAGTGAATCCGCCAGCACCCGGCGCCTCGATTACACCAGCCAGCGCCAGCTTCGACAAGAAGACAGCTAACCAGGCGGATATCGCTGTGACCCTCACGTTGTATGGGACTACCCTGGACTCGATTAAGAACGGTACCGCTGTTCTGTCGGCAGGAGCAGATTATACGGTCAGCGGCACCAAGGTTACGATCAAAAAAGAGTATCTGGCCACCCAGGCAACCGGTACCACCCGGCTCAGCTTCAATTTCAGCGCAGGTGCGGCGAAGACATTGACCATAGCTGTCGTTGACACTACAGGAACGGCCAGTTCAGTCATTACACCGGTCACTGCCAGTTTTGACAAGAAAACGGCCAGTCAAGCCGATATTCCAGTCACGCTGACGCTGAATGGCAATACCCTGAGCTTGATTAAGAACGGAACTGCTGTATTGACAGCCGGAACCGATTATACGGTCAGCGGCACAACCGTAACAATTAAGAAAGAATATCTGGCCGCTCAGCCGGTGGGTACCGCTACACTGAGCTTCATCTTCAGTGGCGGAGCTGCGCAACCGCTGGCTGTTGCTGTCGTGGATACAACTGCCGCACCGGCAGGGGCGCTTAAGGTACAGATGTATAACAGCGGAACAGCGGCTTCTGCCAATACGATGAGCCCCAAATTCAAGCTAGTGAATACTGGCACCAGTGCGATTACACTGTCCGGTGTGAAATTAAGATACTATTACACCATCGACGGAGAGCAGGCCCAGAACTTCTTCTGTGACTGGTCCCAGGTCGGCAGTGCAAATGTGACGGGCAGCTTTGTCAAAATGCCTTCTGCAAAAGCCGGCGCCGATCATTATGTAGAGCTTGGATTTAACAGCCCGGCGGGTTCCCTAGCAGCAGGCGCAAGCATCGATATCCAGGTGCGGGTGGCGAAATCAGACTGGAGCAATTACACACAGACCGGGGACTATTCCTTTAATGGAGCGGATACCAATTATGCAGACTGGATTAAAGCTCCAGCCTATATTTCCGGCAGTCTGGTGTGGGGGAATGAGCCATCGTAA
- a CDS encoding SDR family NAD(P)-dependent oxidoreductase has protein sequence MNLSEKVALVTGGGTGIGRAVSLELAACGAAVAVNYSRSEAEALETVQRITDQGGRAIAVQANVARDTEVRQMVERIAGTFGTVDLLVNNASITRHIPLDDLEAATEDVWDELYDVNVKGMFLCARAVAPYMKKNKQGAIVNLGSIAGTTGAGSSLPYAVSKAAVHGLTKSLARALSPDIRVNCVAPGAVATRWWAGREEQMHQLAPNLLLQRIAEPEDIAKFICSVLEQEAMTGQIITVDSGQTL, from the coding sequence TTGAATTTATCAGAAAAAGTGGCACTGGTCACAGGCGGAGGAACTGGCATCGGCAGAGCAGTAAGCCTCGAGCTGGCAGCATGCGGAGCGGCGGTCGCCGTTAATTATTCGCGTTCAGAAGCCGAAGCGCTGGAAACTGTTCAACGGATAACAGATCAAGGCGGACGGGCAATAGCCGTACAAGCGAATGTGGCCCGGGACACAGAAGTGCGGCAGATGGTAGAACGGATCGCCGGAACCTTCGGAACGGTTGATCTGCTCGTAAATAATGCCAGTATCACTAGGCATATCCCTCTGGATGATCTGGAGGCGGCAACGGAAGACGTATGGGATGAGCTGTACGATGTAAATGTCAAAGGCATGTTTCTCTGCGCGAGAGCCGTGGCGCCTTACATGAAAAAGAACAAACAAGGAGCTATCGTCAATCTCGGCAGCATAGCCGGAACTACCGGTGCCGGCTCCTCTCTCCCCTACGCGGTCTCCAAAGCTGCCGTTCACGGGCTAACCAAGTCTCTGGCCCGCGCGCTTTCCCCCGACATCCGGGTCAACTGTGTAGCGCCGGGAGCTGTAGCCACCAGATGGTGGGCAGGACGGGAAGAGCAAATGCACCAGCTTGCACCGAATCTGCTGCTGCAGCGTATCGCGGAACCTGAGGATATTGCCAAATTCATCTGCTCCGTCCTGGAGCAGGAGGCAATGACCGGACAGATCATCACGGTGGACAGCGGGCAGACGCTGTAA